The DNA region TGAACGATCCGCAGCGCCACATAGCTCCAGGCGAGCATGATATCGAGCCCGTCGGCGACGCCGGCGAGATGGCCGTAGAACACCAGCGCATAGAAGATCACCGGCTGCTCGTGCAGGTGATTGTAGTTGTCGGCGACCTGGCGCACGGCGCGCGGCAGCACCTCCATCTCCGACTTCTCGCGCATCTTCGTCGGGTCGATGCCGGCCGCCTTCATGGCCGGGATGCGCGTGGCGTACATCCAGACCCACATGACGAGCGTCCAGGCCACAAGGATGAGTGCAGGCGTGAGTATCGTGTCGAACATGACGGGCGTCCTCCCCGGAAAAAGCCTCGAGGCGAGGACTAGACGCCGAATCGCGCCCGCCGGGAAGCCCCGCACTTGTCCCCCGAGGGGATAGCGGGAAGCCCGACTCCTACAACGACTACTATCGGCCTGGCTGCGGCCAAGGCGCTGAAATGGCGGGAACCGGCACGGCCGGCCGGGTGCGGGGGGCGGCAGTCTCCGTCTCATCGGACCGGTCCGGGCGGGAGCGGCCTGCCCGCTTCGCGGCGCGGCGCGGCGGCAGGCCGGCAGCGCCAGTCTAACCCCGCCCGGCCGCCCCGGGGATTTTGCAATCCGCGAGGAACTTCCCGGCCCGGGCGCGGCGTTGGACGCCTGCAAACGGCAAATCACCGAGGAGGACCGCCATGTCCGTCGCCCGAGTCACCGAAATCTCCGCGACCTCGCCCGACAGCTTCGAGGCTGCCATCAAGGCCGGCATCGACCGCGCCAACAAGACCCTGCGCAACGTGAAGGGCTGCTGGATCAAGGATCAGAACGTCATGGTAGAGGACGGCAAGCTCAAGGAATTCAAGGTGAACATGGAAATCACCTTCGTCCTGGAGGACTGAGCCGCGCCGCGGGCAGGCTCGGCGCGAACCGGCCGCCCCCCTCACCGCTCGGCGGACTTGACCCGATACTCGTCGGCTTCGCCGAGCGAGCGTTCGAACGCCCCGCCCTCGGCTAGGAAGGAGTGCGCGCGCGGGTCGCCCAGAAGATGGGCGTCGAAGAAGGCGAGCGCGGCGATGCGCACGGCCCGGACATGGCGTTCGAAGTCGTCATCCGAGCGCGGTGCACGCCCCCCGAACGTCATGTGCGCCGCCCCGTCGAGCACCAGGGCGTACTGGTCCACGTCGCGGATGGTTTCGAACGGAATCAGCCGCTCGCGCGCGGACACGTCCCCGCCCGGGGACTCGTCGCGCGTGCCGGTGATGTGGAAGACCGGCGCGGTCATGTCCTGATAGGCCGCCTCCGCCGTGCCGTAGCCCGGCCGCGGCGGGGAGGGGCTGAGCGCGAGGGCGGCATCGAATGCGGGCACGGCGAGGCTGCGGCCATAGCCTTCCACCGCCTGGCCGGCCGCGACCAGCGTCGAGATGGCGCCGAAGGAATGGCCGTACACCCCGAGCCGCGAGGGATCCAGTCCGGCCGCCGCGCCCATATGCGCGATCTGCTCCGCCGCGAAGGCCAGATCGCGGAACCGGTCCTCGGCGAGCGCGGGGTCGTTCACCGCGGCGCCGATCTGCGCGAAGGCCTCGCGCGCGGCATCGCGGCGCTCGCGGCGCGGCACGGCCCTCACGGCCTCGCGCACCGCGTCCCCGTCCGTCCCGGCGTGCTCGATGTGGAAGGAGGCGTAGCCGAAGCCGGCAAGATACTCGCCGAGCCAGGCCCCGCCCTCGCGCGAGCCGCCTCCGCCGTGGGAGAAGACGAGCACTGGCGCCGACTCCACGCCGGCGGGGCGATAGAGCCGCCAGGGAATCTCGCGCGACCGTGCCGCGTCGGTCCAGCTCCCGTCCTCGATCTCGACCGCGAAGCGCCGCGCGCCGGCGCGATAGTCCGGCGCGGGCGTGGAATCGGGCGCGGGCGCGGCCTGCAGATCGCGCGCCCGCGGGTCGACCGCGTCGCGAAAGCGCTGGGCGTGCGCTTCGGACAACGCTGCCGCGGCCAGCACGAGCGCGGCACCGGCCGCGAACCATTTCTGGAGCATGACGAGCCTCCCTGGTGTCTGCGACCTGTGAAACGCGCCGGCGCGGCGCAGTCCGTCGCGATCGCTCAGGGGGCCTCGAGGAAGGCCAGCGCCGCGGCCTCGTCGCTGGTGTAGAGCACGGTGTGGCCGGCCGCGACATTGGCCTCGCGATGGGCGACCATCACGTCGTGGCCGGGTTCGTGGCACAGCACCGCGACGCGCGATCTCGGCACGCGTCCGGCATGCTCGCGGAAGCGCTGCGCGAGCTTGGCGGTTTCCAGCGGCCAGTACGCCTCGCGCATGTCGAGCAGGATCCGCCTGTCAGGCTGCTCCTCGTAGACCTCCATGCAGAAGTCGAAGGCGTCGCGCGCGCGCACGTCGGAGCGGAAGGCGCTGAGCTTCATCAGCACGAAGCCGCGCGCCGGATCGGCATCCACCGTCGCGCCCTGGTATTCCACCGCTGCCGGGCCCGGAACGATCCGGGTTCCCGCGCTGATCGTCGCCATGTCCCACTCCGCCTGTCTGCTGTCGGGCGGCCACCCTGACCCCCGGGCCTTAAGAGGGCGCAAATGCCGCTGCTCGCGGGGAGGCCGGCTTGACGGTTGCGCGTGCGGGGCAGCCAATGTGCAGACCTCGGCCCCGGAGCCTGCCATGACCCGCCGCACCCACCCCGAGTATGCCGGAATCCATCACGCCAGGTGCCATTGCGGCAGCGTGGTGCTGGAACTCGACCTGCCCGAGGGGATCGTCGATCCGCGCCGCTGCGACTGCTCGATGTGCCGGCGCCGCGGCGCGATCGTCGCCTCTGTGACGCTGGACCGGCTGAAGGTGATCGAGGGCGCGGACAATCTCGGCCTCTACACGTTCAACACCCATACCGCGCAGCACTTCTTCTGCCGGACCTGCGGCATCTACACCCACCACCAGCGCCGCTCGAACCCGAACGAGTACGGCTTCAACGTGGCGTGCATAGACGCGATCTACCCGTTCGACCTGGACCCCGTCCCGGTGCGCGACGGGCAGAGCCATCCGAGCGACCGCAAGCGCTGAGGGAGAAAGGCGCGCCTTTCCGGTCACAGCCCGGCATCCTTGCACCGGTCCCGCCGCGGCGCGCTTGCAGGTCCCCATAGCCTCCTGTTTACTTCCCCTTAACCGGTGCGAGCCGGACAGCCGCGGGGGCGGCGACGAGAGGGGGCATTCATGGGTCTGCGGATCGGCGCGATGCTGGCGGCCGCGTGCGCGGCGGCGCTGAGCCTCATCACCGCATCCGGCGAGAGCCAGGAGCCGGCCTCCCCGGCCCCTCCCGTCACGATCGGCGTGTTCGGCGACAGCCTCGCCGACGGGCTGTGGGTCGGGCTGAGATGGCAGCTGCGCGGCGACAACCGCGTCGCCGACGTCGTCCAGCTGTCGGAAGTGTCCACCGGCTTTGCCAACTGGACCTATCGCGACATCGCAGCGAAGACCGAGGAGCAGCTTGGCCTGGGCCGTTACGACATCGCGGTGGTGATGTTCGGGTCCAACGACATGCAGGGCATTCGCGACGGAACCGGCAGCGTGCACCGCTTCCGCTCCGCCGGATGGGAAGCGGTCTATCGCGAACGGGTCAGGATCGTGCTCGACCTGCTGCACGATCACGGCGCGCAGGTGATCTGGGTCGGCCTGCCGGTGATGCGCTCGGCCGGCTACGACGCCAATGTCCGGCACCTGAACGCGATCTTCGAGGAAGAGGCCGAGGCCGCCGGAGCGGTCTATGTCTCCACCCGCGAGGTGAGCGCCGGGCCGGACGGGGGCTATTCGGGCTATCTCGAAGACGCTTCGGGAACGCCGCGCCTGATGCGCGCCGATGACGGCATCCACTTCACGCTTCCCGGCTACCGGCGCATCGCCGCCCCGGTCGCCGCGGTGATCGATGCCGCGCTCGCCGATCCCGAGCTCGGCCGGCCGCGGCCCGCCGAGCCGGAGACGCCCGCCTTCGAGAGCCTCGTCCAGCTCTACATCCGCGGCGAGCCCTATGTCTGCCTGCCCGCCAGCGAGGCCCAGATCGACGCCGCGCTCAGTCCCGAGGCCCGCCGAAGCCGGAACTGACGGCTCACCGGCGCGCCAGAGAGGGGGCGGCGCGATGCTCTTTCCGACCTTCACCTTCGCGGTCTTCTTCGTGATCGTCCTGTTCGGGGCGTGGGCGCTGGAGTTCGACAATCACCGCAGGAAGCTGTTCCTGCTGGCGGCGAGCTTCGTGTTCTACGGCTGGTGGGACTGGCGCTTCTGCGGCCTGCTGTTCGCCAGCGCGCTCGCCAACTGGATCATCGGTCAGGCGATCTGGCGCACGCCCGCCCGCCCGGTGCAGAACCTGCTGGTGGCGATCGGGGTCGCGGCCAATCTCGCCGTTCTGGGCTTCTTCAAGTATTACGGCTTCTTCCTGGAGAGCGCGGCGCAGCTGCTCGCCGCCCTCGAGCTTCAACGCGACCTGCCGCTGATGCAGGTCATCCTGCCGGTCGGGATCAGCTTCTACACCTTCCAGGGCATTTCCTACGTGGTGGACATCCGCCGCGGCGATGTCGACCGGCCGCACGGGCTGCTCGACGCCATGCTCTACATCTCCTTCTTCCCCCAGCTCGTCGCCGGCCCGATCGTGCGCGCGCGCGACTTCCTGCCCCAGCTCGAGCAGGTGCCCAGGATCAGCCGGGAGATGATCGCGCTCGGCGCCCTGCTCATCGCCTGGGGCCTGTTCAAGAAGACCGTGATCGCCGCCGAGATCGCCGACCGGCTGGTCGATCCGGTCTTCTATGCCCCGTCCGAGTACGGGCCCGTCGACCTGCTCTTCGGCGCCTACGGCTATGCGGTCCAGATCTATTGCGACTTCTCGGCCTATTCCGACATCGCGATCGGGGTGGCCGCGCTGCTGGGCTACCGCTTCGCGAGGAATTTCGACCAGCCCTACCGCGCGGCGAGCTTCTCCGGCTTCTGGCGGCGCTGGCACATCTCGCTGTCGACCTGGCTGAGGGACTATCTCTACATCCCGCTCGGGGGAAACCGCGGCGGGCGCATCGCGACCTACCGCAACCTGATGATCACCATGCTGCTCGGCGGGCTGTGGCACGGGGCGGCATGGACCTTCGTGCTGTGGGGCGCGCTGCACGGCGCGGCGCTCGCTGTCGAGCGGGCGATGGGGCTCGCAGACAAGGCGCGCGGGCTGATCTCGCTCCTCGTCACCTTCCACGTCGTGTGCCTCGGGTGGATCCTGTTCCGCTCGCCGAATTTCGACATCGCCGGACGCTATCTCGCGGGCTTCTTCGCCACCGAAATTCCGGTCCTCGCGCTCACCCCGTTCACGGCCGGGCTCGTGGTCTTCGGCCTGGCGCTCAACTTCCTGCCCCCGCGCGGCATCGAGCGGGTGGCCGCCGGGCTTGCCAGAATGCCCTCCCCGCTCGCGGGCCTCGTCATCGCCTTCCTGCTGCTCGTCGTGGAAGCCCTGCGCCAGAGCGGCATCGCGCCTTTCATCTATTTCCAGTTCTGAACGGATCCCCGCCATGCAGCCCGACCCGATCCGAGACGCACTCTACGAGACCCCCGAAACCGAGGCCGGCCACGCGAGGAACCGGCTCTGGATGACGAACGGGCTCGTCGCCGCCGCCCTCTTCCTGGCCGCCACCAATGCCGACGCGGTGGAACGCTGGGCCGCGGCGCAGAAGCCGAACTGGGCGATCGAAACCATCCGCCTCACCGCCGGGGTCTTCGCCGAGCGCATGGCGATGATCGGCCTGGACCGGCCCAAGCTCGCCCTGCGCGAATGGTGGGAAGGGCTGAAGCGGGAAG from Marinicauda algicola includes:
- a CDS encoding MAPEG family protein, with the translated sequence MFDTILTPALILVAWTLVMWVWMYATRIPAMKAAGIDPTKMREKSEMEVLPRAVRQVADNYNHLHEQPVIFYALVFYGHLAGVADGLDIMLAWSYVALRIVHSLWQGLVNFIPVRFALFTLASLVLIVMAVRDLAALAV
- a CDS encoding dodecin family protein; the encoded protein is MSVARVTEISATSPDSFEAAIKAGIDRANKTLRNVKGCWIKDQNVMVEDGKLKEFKVNMEITFVLED
- a CDS encoding alpha/beta hydrolase family protein, whose translation is MLQKWFAAGAALVLAAAALSEAHAQRFRDAVDPRARDLQAAPAPDSTPAPDYRAGARRFAVEIEDGSWTDAARSREIPWRLYRPAGVESAPVLVFSHGGGGSREGGAWLGEYLAGFGYASFHIEHAGTDGDAVREAVRAVPRRERRDAAREAFAQIGAAVNDPALAEDRFRDLAFAAEQIAHMGAAAGLDPSRLGVYGHSFGAISTLVAAGQAVEGYGRSLAVPAFDAALALSPSPPRPGYGTAEAAYQDMTAPVFHITGTRDESPGGDVSARERLIPFETIRDVDQYALVLDGAAHMTFGGRAPRSDDDFERHVRAVRIAALAFFDAHLLGDPRAHSFLAEGGAFERSLGEADEYRVKSAER
- a CDS encoding GFA family protein, yielding MTRRTHPEYAGIHHARCHCGSVVLELDLPEGIVDPRRCDCSMCRRRGAIVASVTLDRLKVIEGADNLGLYTFNTHTAQHFFCRTCGIYTHHQRRSNPNEYGFNVACIDAIYPFDLDPVPVRDGQSHPSDRKR
- a CDS encoding DUF459 domain-containing protein, with protein sequence MGLRIGAMLAAACAAALSLITASGESQEPASPAPPVTIGVFGDSLADGLWVGLRWQLRGDNRVADVVQLSEVSTGFANWTYRDIAAKTEEQLGLGRYDIAVVMFGSNDMQGIRDGTGSVHRFRSAGWEAVYRERVRIVLDLLHDHGAQVIWVGLPVMRSAGYDANVRHLNAIFEEEAEAAGAVYVSTREVSAGPDGGYSGYLEDASGTPRLMRADDGIHFTLPGYRRIAAPVAAVIDAALADPELGRPRPAEPETPAFESLVQLYIRGEPYVCLPASEAQIDAALSPEARRSRN
- a CDS encoding MBOAT family O-acyltransferase, producing the protein MLFPTFTFAVFFVIVLFGAWALEFDNHRRKLFLLAASFVFYGWWDWRFCGLLFASALANWIIGQAIWRTPARPVQNLLVAIGVAANLAVLGFFKYYGFFLESAAQLLAALELQRDLPLMQVILPVGISFYTFQGISYVVDIRRGDVDRPHGLLDAMLYISFFPQLVAGPIVRARDFLPQLEQVPRISREMIALGALLIAWGLFKKTVIAAEIADRLVDPVFYAPSEYGPVDLLFGAYGYAVQIYCDFSAYSDIAIGVAALLGYRFARNFDQPYRAASFSGFWRRWHISLSTWLRDYLYIPLGGNRGGRIATYRNLMITMLLGGLWHGAAWTFVLWGALHGAALAVERAMGLADKARGLISLLVTFHVVCLGWILFRSPNFDIAGRYLAGFFATEIPVLALTPFTAGLVVFGLALNFLPPRGIERVAAGLARMPSPLAGLVIAFLLLVVEALRQSGIAPFIYFQF